A part of Variovorax sp. HW608 genomic DNA contains:
- a CDS encoding RraA family protein, with protein sequence MSDNDSTLFQQIRDELLVAAVGDVLDTMGYHHQFLPAGIAPLQKSMRIVGRAMPVLEADVINDGRKSAGPLSGKPFGLMLEALDDLRPGEIYIATGASLRYALWGGLMSTRAQHLKAAGAILDGYVRDANEIEHLGFTVFCRGTYAQDQGVRGQVIDYRCSIEIEGVRIAPGDLLFGDREGVLVIPRAVEAEAVQKALEKARTENKVADAIRNGMSACEALATFGVM encoded by the coding sequence ATGAGCGACAACGACAGCACCCTGTTCCAGCAGATCCGCGACGAGCTCTTAGTCGCCGCCGTGGGCGACGTGCTCGACACGATGGGCTATCACCATCAGTTCCTCCCGGCGGGCATCGCGCCGCTTCAGAAGTCGATGCGCATCGTCGGGCGCGCGATGCCGGTGCTCGAGGCCGATGTGATCAACGACGGACGGAAGTCGGCGGGCCCGCTGTCGGGCAAGCCCTTCGGCCTGATGCTGGAGGCGCTCGACGATCTCCGGCCCGGCGAGATCTACATCGCCACCGGTGCCTCGCTGCGCTATGCGCTCTGGGGCGGGCTGATGTCCACGCGCGCGCAGCACCTGAAGGCGGCGGGCGCCATCCTCGACGGCTACGTGCGCGACGCCAACGAGATCGAGCACCTGGGCTTCACCGTCTTCTGCCGCGGCACCTATGCGCAGGACCAGGGCGTGCGCGGCCAGGTGATCGACTACCGCTGCAGCATCGAGATCGAGGGCGTGCGCATCGCGCCGGGCGACCTGCTCTTCGGCGACCGCGAGGGCGTGCTGGTCATCCCGCGCGCGGTCGAGGCCGAGGCGGTGCAGAAGGCGCTCGAGAAGGCCCGCACCGAGAACAAGGTCGCCGACGCCATCCGCAACGGCATGAGCGCGTGCGAGGCGCTCGCGACCTTCGGCGTGATGTAG
- a CDS encoding tripartite tricarboxylate transporter substrate-binding protein: MKRKSAFFEALAWAALACGLTGPQASTAAEGPWPDKPVTLVVPYSAGGPTDVVARLLAVPMGKSLGQTVLVENTVGAGGTIAPARVARAAPNGYTILIHHMGMATAPALYKKLPYDPLKDFEYIGQVIDVPMTLLSRKDFPANDFRELLSYVKANKDKVSLANAGVGAVSQLCGLLFTSQIGVDLTSVPYKGAGPALNDLMGGQVDLLCDQTTQTAPVIRDGNRVKVFGVTTPRRLPNLPGIPTLDEQGLKGFDVRVWHGVYAPRGTPKPVLDKLNVALRAALQDDMVKRRIADLSSEIVPMDKVTPEALRTHLVSEVEKWGKVIRAAGIQGE; this comes from the coding sequence ATGAAACGCAAATCGGCATTTTTCGAGGCGCTCGCGTGGGCAGCACTGGCGTGCGGCCTGACCGGCCCGCAGGCATCCACGGCGGCAGAGGGCCCATGGCCCGACAAGCCCGTCACGCTGGTCGTGCCCTATTCGGCCGGCGGCCCCACCGACGTGGTGGCGCGCCTGCTCGCGGTCCCGATGGGCAAGTCGCTCGGCCAGACGGTGCTGGTCGAGAACACGGTCGGCGCCGGCGGCACCATCGCGCCGGCGCGCGTCGCCAGGGCGGCGCCCAACGGCTACACGATCCTCATCCACCACATGGGCATGGCGACCGCGCCGGCGCTGTACAAGAAGCTGCCCTACGACCCGCTCAAGGACTTCGAGTACATCGGGCAGGTGATCGACGTGCCGATGACGCTGCTCTCGCGCAAGGACTTCCCGGCCAACGACTTCCGGGAACTGCTGAGCTACGTGAAGGCGAACAAGGACAAGGTCTCGCTCGCCAATGCCGGCGTCGGCGCGGTGTCGCAACTGTGCGGGCTGCTGTTCACGAGCCAGATCGGCGTGGACCTCACGAGCGTGCCGTACAAGGGTGCCGGCCCCGCGCTCAATGACCTGATGGGCGGGCAGGTCGATCTGCTCTGCGACCAGACCACGCAGACCGCGCCGGTGATCAGGGACGGCAACCGCGTGAAGGTCTTCGGCGTGACCACGCCCAGGCGCCTGCCGAACCTGCCCGGCATCCCCACGCTCGACGAACAGGGCCTGAAGGGCTTCGACGTGCGCGTGTGGCACGGCGTCTATGCGCCCAGGGGCACGCCGAAACCGGTGCTCGACAAGCTCAACGTCGCGCTGCGCGCCGCGTTGCAGGACGACATGGTCAAGCGGCGCATCGCGGACCTGAGCTCCGAGATCGTGCCGATGGACAAGGTCACGCCCGAGGCCTTGCGCACGCACCTCGTGTCCGAGGTCGAGAAGTGGGGCAAGGTGATCCGCGCAGCCGGGATTCAAGGTGAGTAG
- a CDS encoding endonuclease/exonuclease/phosphatase family protein, translated as MKLVTWNTQWCCGLDGVVSVKRIIEGARAMADFDVLCLQEIACGFGGMPGRPGDQPAEVKSLLPGFQIFFGSAVDEFDANGKHQQFGNLIASRLPVARVQHHPLPWPPDPKATSMPRMCTTVTLSCPDLGALRVMTTHLEYYSASQRLAQARALRELHVEACALAAAPPVPDTIGTPFQAKLHAAQAILCGDFNMPATDAGYDEIQRPFRDPAPPAGGAPDKRLQDAWPLAHPGRPHDPTFRLFDRTYGPVPMACDFVFVSDSLAPHVRRIEVDLQTQASDHQPVFIELTA; from the coding sequence ATGAAACTCGTCACTTGGAACACCCAATGGTGCTGCGGCCTCGACGGGGTCGTGAGCGTGAAGCGCATCATCGAGGGCGCGCGAGCCATGGCCGACTTCGACGTGCTCTGCCTGCAGGAGATCGCCTGCGGATTCGGCGGCATGCCGGGACGACCCGGCGACCAGCCTGCGGAGGTGAAGTCCTTGCTGCCGGGCTTTCAGATCTTCTTCGGCTCGGCGGTGGATGAGTTCGATGCCAACGGCAAGCACCAGCAATTCGGCAATCTGATCGCGAGCCGCCTGCCGGTCGCGCGCGTGCAGCATCACCCGCTGCCCTGGCCGCCCGACCCGAAGGCGACCAGCATGCCGCGCATGTGCACGACCGTGACGCTGAGCTGTCCCGACCTGGGCGCGCTGCGGGTAATGACCACGCACCTCGAGTACTACTCGGCATCGCAGCGTCTCGCGCAGGCCAGGGCGCTGCGCGAACTGCATGTCGAGGCCTGCGCCCTGGCCGCCGCGCCGCCGGTGCCGGACACGATCGGAACGCCCTTCCAGGCCAAGCTGCACGCCGCGCAAGCCATCCTCTGCGGCGACTTCAACATGCCGGCAACCGATGCGGGCTACGACGAGATCCAGCGCCCCTTCCGCGATCCGGCGCCGCCGGCGGGCGGGGCGCCCGACAAGCGCCTTCAGGATGCATGGCCGCTCGCCCATCCGGGCCGGCCGCACGACCCGACCTTCCGCCTGTTCGACCGCACCTACGGTCCCGTCCCGATGGCCTGCGATTTCGTGTTCGTCAGCGATTCGCTGGCACCGCACGTGCGCCGCATCGAAGTCGATCTGCAGACCCAGGCCTCCGACCACCAGCCCGTTTTCATCGAGTTGACGGCTTAG
- a CDS encoding acetyl-CoA C-acetyltransferase, producing the protein MEDIVIVSAARTAVGKFGGSLAGIPATELGATVIKEVLARAKVAPDQVGEVIMGQVLAAGSGQNPARQALIKSGIVKETPALTINAVCGSGLKAVMLAAQAVATGDSEIVVAGGQESMSLAPHVLPNSRNGQRMGDWKLQDTMIIDGLWDVYNQYHMGITAENVAKKYDISRAAQDELALGSQTKAAAAQDAGKFKDEIVAVNIPQKKGDPVVFDKDEFINRKTNAEGLAALRPAFDKAGGVTAGNASGLNDGAAAVLVMTAKKAAALGLKPLGRIASYASTGLDPAFMGMGPVPASQKALQRAGWKPQDLDLLEINEAFAAQACAVNREMGWDVNKVNVNGGAIAIGHPIGASGCRILVTLLHEMQRQNAKKGIASLCIGGGMGVALTIER; encoded by the coding sequence ATGGAAGACATCGTCATCGTTTCGGCTGCACGCACCGCCGTCGGCAAGTTTGGCGGATCGCTGGCCGGCATCCCGGCGACCGAGCTCGGCGCCACCGTCATCAAGGAGGTGCTCGCACGCGCCAAGGTGGCGCCCGACCAGGTCGGCGAAGTCATCATGGGCCAGGTGCTGGCCGCCGGTAGCGGCCAGAACCCGGCACGCCAGGCGCTGATCAAGAGCGGCATCGTCAAGGAAACGCCCGCGCTCACCATCAATGCGGTGTGCGGCTCGGGCCTCAAGGCCGTGATGCTCGCCGCGCAGGCGGTGGCGACCGGCGACAGCGAGATCGTCGTGGCCGGCGGCCAGGAGAGCATGAGCCTGGCGCCGCACGTGCTGCCCAACTCGCGCAACGGCCAGCGCATGGGCGACTGGAAGCTGCAGGACACGATGATCATCGATGGCCTGTGGGACGTGTACAACCAGTACCACATGGGCATCACGGCCGAGAACGTCGCCAAGAAGTACGACATCAGCCGCGCCGCGCAGGACGAGCTCGCACTGGGCAGCCAGACCAAGGCGGCGGCCGCGCAGGATGCCGGCAAGTTCAAGGACGAGATCGTCGCGGTCAACATTCCGCAGAAGAAGGGTGATCCGGTCGTCTTCGACAAGGACGAGTTCATCAACCGCAAGACCAACGCCGAAGGCCTCGCGGCCCTGCGTCCCGCGTTCGACAAGGCGGGTGGGGTGACGGCCGGCAATGCCTCGGGCCTGAACGACGGCGCCGCCGCGGTGCTGGTGATGACCGCCAAGAAGGCCGCCGCGCTCGGCCTCAAGCCGCTCGGCCGCATCGCGAGCTATGCGAGCACCGGCCTCGATCCGGCCTTCATGGGCATGGGCCCGGTGCCGGCATCGCAGAAGGCGCTGCAGCGCGCCGGCTGGAAGCCGCAGGACCTCGACCTGCTGGAGATCAACGAAGCCTTCGCGGCACAGGCCTGCGCGGTGAACCGCGAAATGGGCTGGGATGTGAACAAGGTCAACGTCAACGGTGGCGCCATCGCCATCGGCCACCCGATCGGCGCGTCCGGTTGCCGCATCCTGGTCACGCTGCTGCATGAGATGCAGCGCCAGAATGCCAAGAAGGGCATCGCCTCGCTGTGCATCGGCGGCGGCATGGGCGTGGCTCTCACCATCGAGCGCTGA